From Etheostoma cragini isolate CJK2018 chromosome 17, CSU_Ecrag_1.0, whole genome shotgun sequence, one genomic window encodes:
- the hif1an gene encoding hypoxia-inducible factor 1-alpha inhibitor isoform X2, which translates to MFPFSSSSPCVVCFLAVNTTSTRNRADQETGSCRKEPVVLTDTNLVYPALKWDIAYLQENIGNGDFSVYTAENHKFLYYDEKKMANFENFVPKSQRMEMKFSEFVDKMHIMEEKNGEERVYLQQTLNDTVGKKIVVDFLGFNWNWINKQQAKRNWGQLTSNLLLIGMEGNVTPAHYDEQQNFFAQIKGHKRCILFPPDQFECLYPYPVHHPCDRQSQVDFDHPDYKMFPNFKNVVGYEAVVGPGDVLYIPMYWWHHIESLLNGGVTITVNFWYKGASTPKRIEYPLRAHQKVAIMRNIEKMLGEALGDPHEVGPLLKTMIKGRYDQDLS; encoded by the exons ATGtttcccttctcttcctcttcccctTGTGTCGTTTGTTTTCTGGCTGTAAACACAACCTCCACACGGAACAGAGCCGACCAGGAGACGGGCTCATGCAGGAAG GAACCAGtggttttaacagacacaaaccTTGTGTATCCAGCTCTCAAATGGGACATTGCATATCTGCAGGAGAACATTGGAAATGGGGACTTTTCTGTTTACACTGCAGAAAATCACAAATTCCTCTACTATGATGAGAAGAAAATGGCTAATTTTGAAAACTTTGTCCCCAAGTCACAACGAATGGAAATGAAATTCTCTGAATTTGTGGATAAAATGCAtataatggaggaaaaaaatggaGAGGAGAG GGTATATTTGCAGCAGACCCTGAATGACACGGTAGGGAAGAAGATTGTTGTTGACTTCCTTGGTTTCAACTGGAACTGGATCAACAAGCAGCAAGCCAAGAGAAACTGGGGACAGCTGACATCCAACCTGCTGCTCATAGGCATGGAGG GCAATGTGACACCAGCACATTACGACGAGCAGCAGAACTTCTTTGCACAGATCAAAGGCCATAAGAGATGCATCCTCTTCCCTCCAGACCAGTTTGAGTGTCTCTATCCATACCCTGTGCACCACCCCTGTGACAGGCAGAGCCAA gTTGATTTTGATCATCCTGATTATAAGATGTTTcccaattttaaaaatgttgttggcTATGAGGCTGTTGTGGGCCCAGGAGATGTGCTCTACATCCCGATGTATTG GTGGCATCACATTGAATCACTGTTGAACGGTGGAGTGACAATCACTGTAAACTTCTGGTACAAA GGTGCCTCCACACCCAAGAGGATAGAGTACCCCCTGCGAGCTCACCAGAAGGTGGCCATCATGAGAAATATTGAGAAAATGCTGGGAGAAGCACTTGGAGACCCACATGAG gTTGGACCTTTACTGAAAACAATGATTAAGGGGCGGTATGACCAGGATCTCAGTTAG
- the hif1an gene encoding hypoxia-inducible factor 1-alpha inhibitor isoform X1, which produces MAAATVVEADTSANEGGAAVTGVPNWDWDESQLRKYSFPTKPIPRLSHTDPRAEMLISNEEPVVLTDTNLVYPALKWDIAYLQENIGNGDFSVYTAENHKFLYYDEKKMANFENFVPKSQRMEMKFSEFVDKMHIMEEKNGEERVYLQQTLNDTVGKKIVVDFLGFNWNWINKQQAKRNWGQLTSNLLLIGMEGNVTPAHYDEQQNFFAQIKGHKRCILFPPDQFECLYPYPVHHPCDRQSQVDFDHPDYKMFPNFKNVVGYEAVVGPGDVLYIPMYWWHHIESLLNGGVTITVNFWYKGASTPKRIEYPLRAHQKVAIMRNIEKMLGEALGDPHEVGPLLKTMIKGRYDQDLS; this is translated from the exons ATGGCAGCGGCGACCGTTGTGGAGGCTGATACGTCGGCAAACGAAGGCGGCGCTGCTGTTACTGGCGTCCCGAACTGGGACTGGGATGAGTCTCAGCTCCGAAAATATTCTTTCCCAACCAAGCCCATTCCGAGACTGTCTCATACGGACCCCAGAGCAGAGATGTTAATAAGCAACGAG GAACCAGtggttttaacagacacaaaccTTGTGTATCCAGCTCTCAAATGGGACATTGCATATCTGCAGGAGAACATTGGAAATGGGGACTTTTCTGTTTACACTGCAGAAAATCACAAATTCCTCTACTATGATGAGAAGAAAATGGCTAATTTTGAAAACTTTGTCCCCAAGTCACAACGAATGGAAATGAAATTCTCTGAATTTGTGGATAAAATGCAtataatggaggaaaaaaatggaGAGGAGAG GGTATATTTGCAGCAGACCCTGAATGACACGGTAGGGAAGAAGATTGTTGTTGACTTCCTTGGTTTCAACTGGAACTGGATCAACAAGCAGCAAGCCAAGAGAAACTGGGGACAGCTGACATCCAACCTGCTGCTCATAGGCATGGAGG GCAATGTGACACCAGCACATTACGACGAGCAGCAGAACTTCTTTGCACAGATCAAAGGCCATAAGAGATGCATCCTCTTCCCTCCAGACCAGTTTGAGTGTCTCTATCCATACCCTGTGCACCACCCCTGTGACAGGCAGAGCCAA gTTGATTTTGATCATCCTGATTATAAGATGTTTcccaattttaaaaatgttgttggcTATGAGGCTGTTGTGGGCCCAGGAGATGTGCTCTACATCCCGATGTATTG GTGGCATCACATTGAATCACTGTTGAACGGTGGAGTGACAATCACTGTAAACTTCTGGTACAAA GGTGCCTCCACACCCAAGAGGATAGAGTACCCCCTGCGAGCTCACCAGAAGGTGGCCATCATGAGAAATATTGAGAAAATGCTGGGAGAAGCACTTGGAGACCCACATGAG gTTGGACCTTTACTGAAAACAATGATTAAGGGGCGGTATGACCAGGATCTCAGTTAG